In a genomic window of Tripterygium wilfordii isolate XIE 37 chromosome 8, ASM1340144v1, whole genome shotgun sequence:
- the LOC120003310 gene encoding uncharacterized protein At4g06598-like isoform X3: protein MANSKGSSNIRNLMYSGKHALLPPKSPFPSVSPSYVDYVPSNVIGSKAVQRTREPSPQHQRTSSETLFTEEQPSWLDDLLNEPESPIRRGGHRRSSSDSFAYVDVANASNIDYAAQDQYKFKNMMSIPSWGSQDFGYHKGTRLSSLYGDLNLTKQKNRAWEPSMNTVARSTGLPAMRENIYLQNSGSSCSPPEVDGVASSTNEKQDLTESAAPDPKALTEKKDSHAKPSTSETDTKRAKQQFAQRSRVRKLQYIAELERNVQALQVEGSEVSAELEFLNQRNLILGMENKALKQRLENLAQEQLIKYLEREVLEREIGRLQALHQQQQQHQHQQQPSSSHRRSKSRDLDSQFANLSLKHKDASSGRDPVTGPLPTQI from the exons ATGGCAAATTCCAAGGGATCATCAAACATCAGAAATTTGATGTACTCTGGAAAGCACGCTTTACTCCCGCCTAAAAGTCCTTTTCCTAGTGTTTCCCCGTCATATGTTGATTATGTCCCTAGCAATGTAATAGGATCAAAAGCTGTTCAAAGGACTAGGGAGCCAAGTCCACAGCACCAAAGAACTTCTTCTGAGACCCTCTTCACTGAAGAGCAACCTTCTTGGCTTGATGATCTACTTAATGAGCCAGAGTCACCTATTCGCAGAGGAGGTCATAGGCGTTCATCAAGCGACTCCTTTGCATATGTAGATGTAGCTAATGCTTCTAATATAGATTATGCAGCACAGGACCaatacaaatttaaaaatatgatGTCTATACCTTCTTGGGGTTCTCAAGACTTTGGTTATCACAAAGGTACTCGCCTTTCTTCTCTCTATGGTGACTTGAACTTGACAAAGCAGAAGAATAGGGCATGGGAACCGTCAATGAATACTGTGGCTCGCTCAACCGGACTTCCTGCTATGAGGGAAAATATTTATCTTCAGAATTCAGGATCATCTTGTTCACCACCGGAAGTGGATGGGGTTGCATCTTCCACAAATGAAAAGCAGGATCTTACAGAATCCGCTGCACCTGACCCCAAAGCTTTGACCGAGAAAAAGGACAGTCATGCTAAGCCTTCCACATCTGAGACAGACACAAAACGTGCTAAACA GCAATTCGCTCAACGTTCGCGAGTTCGTAAGCTTCAATACATAGCTGAGCTAGAAAGGAATGTACAAGCTTTACAG GTTGAAGGATCTGAAGTATCAGCTGAACTCGAATTTCTCAACCAGCGGAATCTTATTCTGGGCATGGAGAACAAAGCCCTGAAGCAACGTTTAGAAAATCTAGCTCAGGAGCAGCTTATCAAATACT TGGAACGGGAAGTGTTGGAGAGGGAGATTGGAAGGCTGCAAGCCTTGCatcagcaacagcaa cAGCATCAGCATCAACAGCAGCCATCATCTAGTCATCGGCGCTCTAAGAGCAGGGACCTTGATTCCCAATTTGCTAATCTCTCATTGAAACATAAAGATGCCAGTTCTGGACGTGATCCTGTGACTGGTCCACTCCCCACTCAGATATGA
- the LOC120003310 gene encoding uncharacterized protein At4g06598-like isoform X2: protein MANSKGSSNIRNLMYSGKHALLPPKSPFPSVSPSYVDYVPSNVIGSKAVQRTREPSPQHQRTSSETLFTEEQPSWLDDLLNEPESPIRRGGHRRSSSDSFAYVDVANASNIDYAAQDQYKFKNMMSIPSWGSQDFGYHKGTRLSSLYGDLNLTKQKNRAWEPSMNTVARSTGLPAMRENIYLQNSGSSCSPPEVDGVASSTNEKQDLTESAAPDPKALTEKKDSHAKPSTSETDTKRAKQQFAQRSRVRKLQYIAELERNVQALQVEGSEVSAELEFLNQRNLILGMENKALKQRLENLAQEQLIKYLEREVLEREIGRLQALHQQQQQHQHQHQQQPSSSHRRSKSRDLDSQFANLSLKHKDASSGRDPVTGPLPTQI, encoded by the exons ATGGCAAATTCCAAGGGATCATCAAACATCAGAAATTTGATGTACTCTGGAAAGCACGCTTTACTCCCGCCTAAAAGTCCTTTTCCTAGTGTTTCCCCGTCATATGTTGATTATGTCCCTAGCAATGTAATAGGATCAAAAGCTGTTCAAAGGACTAGGGAGCCAAGTCCACAGCACCAAAGAACTTCTTCTGAGACCCTCTTCACTGAAGAGCAACCTTCTTGGCTTGATGATCTACTTAATGAGCCAGAGTCACCTATTCGCAGAGGAGGTCATAGGCGTTCATCAAGCGACTCCTTTGCATATGTAGATGTAGCTAATGCTTCTAATATAGATTATGCAGCACAGGACCaatacaaatttaaaaatatgatGTCTATACCTTCTTGGGGTTCTCAAGACTTTGGTTATCACAAAGGTACTCGCCTTTCTTCTCTCTATGGTGACTTGAACTTGACAAAGCAGAAGAATAGGGCATGGGAACCGTCAATGAATACTGTGGCTCGCTCAACCGGACTTCCTGCTATGAGGGAAAATATTTATCTTCAGAATTCAGGATCATCTTGTTCACCACCGGAAGTGGATGGGGTTGCATCTTCCACAAATGAAAAGCAGGATCTTACAGAATCCGCTGCACCTGACCCCAAAGCTTTGACCGAGAAAAAGGACAGTCATGCTAAGCCTTCCACATCTGAGACAGACACAAAACGTGCTAAACA GCAATTCGCTCAACGTTCGCGAGTTCGTAAGCTTCAATACATAGCTGAGCTAGAAAGGAATGTACAAGCTTTACAG GTTGAAGGATCTGAAGTATCAGCTGAACTCGAATTTCTCAACCAGCGGAATCTTATTCTGGGCATGGAGAACAAAGCCCTGAAGCAACGTTTAGAAAATCTAGCTCAGGAGCAGCTTATCAAATACT TGGAACGGGAAGTGTTGGAGAGGGAGATTGGAAGGCTGCAAGCCTTGCat cagcaacagcaacagcatcAGCATCAGCATCAACAGCAGCCATCATCTAGTCATCGGCGCTCTAAGAGCAGGGACCTTGATTCCCAATTTGCTAATCTCTCATTGAAACATAAAGATGCCAGTTCTGGACGTGATCCTGTGACTGGTCCACTCCCCACTCAGATATGA
- the LOC120003310 gene encoding uncharacterized protein At4g06598-like isoform X1 codes for MANSKGSSNIRNLMYSGKHALLPPKSPFPSVSPSYVDYVPSNVIGSKAVQRTREPSPQHQRTSSETLFTEEQPSWLDDLLNEPESPIRRGGHRRSSSDSFAYVDVANASNIDYAAQDQYKFKNMMSIPSWGSQDFGYHKGTRLSSLYGDLNLTKQKNRAWEPSMNTVARSTGLPAMRENIYLQNSGSSCSPPEVDGVASSTNEKQDLTESAAPDPKALTEKKDSHAKPSTSETDTKRAKQQFAQRSRVRKLQYIAELERNVQALQVEGSEVSAELEFLNQRNLILGMENKALKQRLENLAQEQLIKYLEREVLEREIGRLQALHQQQQQQQHQHQQQPSSSHRRSKSRDLDSQFANLSLKHKDASSGRDPVTGPLPTQI; via the exons ATGGCAAATTCCAAGGGATCATCAAACATCAGAAATTTGATGTACTCTGGAAAGCACGCTTTACTCCCGCCTAAAAGTCCTTTTCCTAGTGTTTCCCCGTCATATGTTGATTATGTCCCTAGCAATGTAATAGGATCAAAAGCTGTTCAAAGGACTAGGGAGCCAAGTCCACAGCACCAAAGAACTTCTTCTGAGACCCTCTTCACTGAAGAGCAACCTTCTTGGCTTGATGATCTACTTAATGAGCCAGAGTCACCTATTCGCAGAGGAGGTCATAGGCGTTCATCAAGCGACTCCTTTGCATATGTAGATGTAGCTAATGCTTCTAATATAGATTATGCAGCACAGGACCaatacaaatttaaaaatatgatGTCTATACCTTCTTGGGGTTCTCAAGACTTTGGTTATCACAAAGGTACTCGCCTTTCTTCTCTCTATGGTGACTTGAACTTGACAAAGCAGAAGAATAGGGCATGGGAACCGTCAATGAATACTGTGGCTCGCTCAACCGGACTTCCTGCTATGAGGGAAAATATTTATCTTCAGAATTCAGGATCATCTTGTTCACCACCGGAAGTGGATGGGGTTGCATCTTCCACAAATGAAAAGCAGGATCTTACAGAATCCGCTGCACCTGACCCCAAAGCTTTGACCGAGAAAAAGGACAGTCATGCTAAGCCTTCCACATCTGAGACAGACACAAAACGTGCTAAACA GCAATTCGCTCAACGTTCGCGAGTTCGTAAGCTTCAATACATAGCTGAGCTAGAAAGGAATGTACAAGCTTTACAG GTTGAAGGATCTGAAGTATCAGCTGAACTCGAATTTCTCAACCAGCGGAATCTTATTCTGGGCATGGAGAACAAAGCCCTGAAGCAACGTTTAGAAAATCTAGCTCAGGAGCAGCTTATCAAATACT TGGAACGGGAAGTGTTGGAGAGGGAGATTGGAAGGCTGCAAGCCTTGCatcagcaacagcaacagcaa cAGCATCAGCATCAACAGCAGCCATCATCTAGTCATCGGCGCTCTAAGAGCAGGGACCTTGATTCCCAATTTGCTAATCTCTCATTGAAACATAAAGATGCCAGTTCTGGACGTGATCCTGTGACTGGTCCACTCCCCACTCAGATATGA